The genomic interval CAGCGCGGGAAAACCCAGCAATTGCCCGACCAACGCCTGGAATTTGCCGAACATGGCATTGGTCGAGGTGTTGCTGCCCGACAGTGCCACGCCGATAAAGCCGAGAATTGGCGCGACAATGATAAAGCCAGCGCCGAGCGCGGAGAAGGCTTTGGCCAGCGAAGCCGCCATGCCCGAGTAGTTATAGACGTAGGCCAAGCCGAAGATGAACACGCCGACCAGGCAAGCGCCCCACATCTGCGACCAGGTCTTGCGCCATATCTCGGAAAGCTGCTGACCGTTCACCCGCAGCAGCAAAGCGACGATGATCCATGAAGCCAGGATCGCCGAGCCGCCCACGAACGGTGTCCAATTGAAGGCCGCCGCGATGGTCGCGCCCGGTGCGATTGACGATGCCGCTGCCACCTGCATATGCAGCAGCGTGACGCCTGGCAATTTCGACCAGGGACCGGTCCAGGCGACCACAACGACGATCAGGACCGCGATCGGCATCCAGGCCTGCACGATATCGCGGCCAGAAAGGCCGTGCGCCTCCGCCATGACGGTGCCGCCGCTCACTGGCGTGCCGCCGTAGCCGAGAACTTCCGCGGGGCGCCAGATCTTGAGCAGGATCAGGATGCAAATGAAGCATACGATCGCGCCAGCAACGTCCGGCAGATAGGGGCCAAGATAGAGGCCCACCGGCAATTGGCCGGCGATATAGCCGAGCGAACCGACCACCGCTAATGGCCACGCACCCCACATACCCTTCCTGCCGGATACCAGGTAGAGCAGAATCCAGGGCGGCAGCAGCGCCAGCACCGCGACAACCTTGCTGATAGAACCGGAGAGTGCGAGCAGCGGGTAGCCGGTGACGGCGGCGAGCGCGATGATGGGGGCGCCAAGTGCGCCATAGGAAACGGGCGCGTTGTTGGCGATCGCCGCCACCCGGATGGCGTCGAGATCGGGAATGCCGAGCGCGATGAGGATCGGCGCCACGAATGCCCAGGGATAACCGAACCCGACCAAGCCTTCCAAAAGCGCGCCAAAGGCCCAAGCGAACAGAATGGTCTGCACCCGCACATCCTGCGTGCCTTGCGCGACCAGCCAGCGGCGCAGCTTGTCGAAGGTACCGGTGATGACCAGGGTGTTAAACAGCATCACCCCCCAGAACGTGATCCAGTCGACGTTCCAGACACCGGTGGCCGAGCCGTAGGCATAGGCCCGGATGCCGTCGTCCACCGGCATATGCCAAACCCAGAGGCCGAGCGCGACCGTAATCAGCGAGCCGACGAGCGTGGCCACCCAGGCCGACCAACGCAATGCCGCCAGCATAAAGAGCAAGGCCGCGACCGGAATGAGCGCGACCAGCCATGTCATAAACAGATTGCCAGTGGGATCGAGAATTTGCGTGAACATGGGAAATAACCTCCACGTTATGACGTCTGTTTCTCTACTTTGCCCCCTGAGCCAGATTTCGAGTGAACAAGCAGAGCACGTCGCTCTGCGCTATCAACCTAGGGATGAAGACCTCGCTCGGCAACGGGAGGAGGTGCTTGTCACCGTGACCGCCACTCGGCTTCAGCGGCAGCTTCCCAGCCTGCGATGCGCCTCGATTCCAGGAGGACATGGCTGGTCTCCCACGCCGCCTCTCCTGCATGGAGGCGGCGGGTAACCGGGGGACGAGATGACCTTCTCCGATTCCGCTATGGGGTTGCGGTCGTCGTGTAGATTGGCCGAGAGACTTGCCGCAACTTCGCGAGCCGCCTGCGAGAGTTGAACTCGTAACCTTGATACGCCGGTCTGGCGTGACAAGGGGTGGGATGGACGCGGAGAGCGATGACGTGCATTGAGCTATCTGACGCGGGCCGTATAGTGCTTTATTTTATTGCTCTCCGAGGCGGAATTATCGTTTCGACCGGAAGCATTGCGTGTTTCGCGGGATCGTGAGCACCGATTTCAGATGATCGTGAGCAGGGATTTCGCGGGATCGTGAGCAGCGATTTCAGGCGATCGTGAGCACCCCTTTCGCGGGTGCCTGACGCTTCGGCCGACAAACTCAACCGGGTTACGGGTTCCTCATTCAACCGATGAGGAAGCCCGATGCCTACCGAGAGATTGTCGATGCGCCGGATCAGAGAAGTTTTACGTTTGAGGCACCAAGGGTTGACCGAGCGGGTCATCGCGCGGACCTTGGGGGTGAGTAATGGCGTGGTCCATGGCTACGTGCGGCGAGCGCGCCTGGCGGGGCTCGCCTGGCCACTTCCGGAAGGAATGGACGACGATGGCTTGGAACTGTTGCTATTCCCGGCACCGGCGTCAGCGTCGCAAAGCGACCGGCGCCCGATACCGGACTGGGCTTTTGTCGAGAAGGAGCTTCGCCGCCGCAGCGTGACGCGCCTGCTGCTCTGGGAAGAGTATCGCGCCGCCAATCCGGACGGCTTTGGCTACACCTGGTTTTGCACGACCTTCGAGGCCTGGAAGAACCGCGTGCGCCCGTCGATGCGCCAGACCCACATCGGCGGGGAGAAGGTGTTCGTTGATTTTGCCGGCGACACCATCGACGTCGTCGATCCGATCACCGGCGAAGCGCACGCCATGAAGCTGTTCGTCGCGGCGATGGGAGCCTCGAACTACACCTACGCCGAGGCTTGCCCAAGCGAGAGCCTGTCCGACTGGATCGGCGTGCATACCAACCTGTTCAGGTATCTCGGCGGCGTGCCGAAGTTCGTGGTCTGCGATAATCTCAAGGCCGCCGTGACCAACCCCGATCGCTACGATCCCGGGATCAACCGAACCTATGCCGAGATGGCCGGTCATTACGGCACCGCGATCCTTGCGGCGAGGCCGAGACGACCGAAGGACAAGGCCAAGGTCGAGGTCGCCGTCCAGATCGCACAGCGCTGGATTTTGGCGCGCCTGCGCAATCAACGGTTCTTTTCCCTGGCAGAGCTGAATGCTGCGATTCGTACCCTGGTTGTCGAGCTCAACGCCCGGCAGATGCGCGGATTCGGCACCAGCCGTGCCGAACTGTTTGCCGAGGTCGACCGTCCCAAGCTGGGGGAGTTGCCGGAGCAGCCCTATGTCTTTGCGCGCTGGAAGCGTTGCCGCGTCGCCCCCGATTATCACGTCGAGGTCGATGGCCATTGGTATTCCACGCCGTATCGCCTGATCCGTGAACTCGTCGATGTTCGCATCACCGACAAGACGGTCGAGATCTTCCACAAGGGCCAGAGGATTGCCAGCCACCCGCGTGCGCCGAACCGGCGCGGCCACACCACAATTGCCGACCACATGCCGAGCGCGCATCGCCGCTACGGCAAGTGGACGCCGGGAGGGCTGATCGCCGCCGGCGAGAAGATCGGCCCATCGACCGCGGCGTTTTTCCAGGCCGTCATCGCGGCCCGGCCGCATCCAGAACAAGGCTTTCGCACCTGCCTCGGCATCCTGGCGCTGACCAGGAGCTACGACGATGCCCGCATCGACGCCGCCTGCCGGCGCGGCATCCTGATCAAGGCGCATTCCGTCGCCTCGATCCGTTCGATCCTCAAGAACGGACTGGATCGCGCATTCCTCGACGAGGCAACCGACGACCACCCCCTGCGCCACGGCAACATCCGCGGTCAGGACTATTTCCACTGAACCCTGGAGATCCCTATGCTGACACATCCTACCCACGAACGGCTGATCACGCTCGGCTTGACCGGCATGGCCAAGGCCATGGAGGAACAACGACGATCACCCGATCTCAACGCGCTGTCGTTCGAGGAGCGCGTCGGCTTGCTGGTTGATCGCGAGGCCGCAGAGCGCGACACCAAACGTCTCACCACCCGCCTCAAATTCGCAGCCCTTCGGCAAAACGCATGCGTGGAAGATATCGACCTGCGCACGCCGCGCGGCATCGATCGCGCTGTGTTCGCCAAATTGATCGCCGGCGATTGGATCGCCCGTCATCAGAACCTGCTGATCACCGGGGCAACCGGGCTCGGCAAAAGTTGGATTGCCTGTGCACTTGGCCACAAGGCCTGTCGCGACAATCGATCGGTCCAATACCATCGCGTGCCCCGCCTGTTCGAGGCGCTCGCGCTGGCCCGCGGCGACGGCCGCTATGGCCGCCTGCTCAAAACCATCAGCCGCGTGCAGCTGCTGGTACTCGACGATTGGGGCCTGTCGGTGCTCAACCCGTCAGAGCGACGCGACCTTCTCGAGATCCTCGATGATCGCCACGGTCGCGCCTCCACCGTCGTCACCAGCCAGGTCCCGGTCGATCAATGGCACGCCGTCATCGGCGACCCAACATTGGGCGACGCCATCCTGGACCGCCTCGTTCACAACGCCCACCGCCTCCAACTCAGCGGAGAAAGCATGCGAAAACAGAACGCGCGAAACAGAACGCTTGACGAAGCCGCGAACCCCTGAACCAATCACCAAGTCGGCCAAAGCGGCTGCTCATGATCGCCTGAAATGTCTGCTCACGATCAAATGAAACGAGCGCTCACCATCGAGTGAAATCGCCGCTCACGATCACCGAAATGCGCAAAGCATCAAGCAACCTGTTTAAGGCGCAAGAATCCTATGTTCCATCGTTGGTCGCTGCTCTTTGCTACGTTCGCAATAATAGGCGCAATTTGTGGGCGCGCATACGCCGAAGAAGACGTGTTGATAAAAAGGGTCAAGACAACGTGGCGAGCGCAAGATGGAGCGACGACAGACGATATACTGTCTCACGCTACCAAGGTTGCCCATTTTGTCCCGAGAGGGTGGGGGGTCGGCCAGAAGCATGACTCTGAAGACCCCGTGTTCCTGTCGTGGTCCAGAAGCCAAAGCGACAAGCCAGACGACGAGCACACAATCACATGGGATATATCGGCGAGCGGCGTCATGTCACTCGGGCCAGCCTACGCGAAAACAATGGAACTCGGCTGGCGACCGTTTGCGCTGTCTCTGATTGCTCGTGAGGTAGCGGACCACTACCCAGAGCCTGACGTTACATTCTTACGTGATACGTCCAACTACGACTTTGTCGCTACGGCGCAGGGTGGACTAGGCGATCTACTGAAGAAAGGGCGCTGCACAATCGGCAACCCTGTATCTCTCGAGTACGTTGTCCTGCCCGACGAGGCATCAAAGGATGATCTTTGGCGGCTACAGCTTTCGGTGAATTGTAAGATCACAGGCCCGTCGTACTTTACGCGCGATGGCATCATCATATTCAAAAAGAAGAATCGTGACGCGTGGCAGCCTGCCTCATTTTTTGCTCACCGCATCGCCAAATATCCTGCCGGACATTGGTTCGAACAGGAGGAACCAGACGAAAAAAGAACGTTTGATGCGGTCCGCAAAGCGCTCAAGGGAACGCGGTAGCGCTTGCGGCGCAATACGCCCATTCGTCCATCGCCGGTTTGCGAAGCATGCACCGCTCCAGCACCCAAATACCGACATTGCCTAATGGCGGCGCTGAAAGAGTCGAGCCGCTATCGTTCGGCGGCTATTTTGTCGATCAGTCCCAATTCAACCAATGAACGCTGATTTTTCTTTTTGGGTTTCGGTCGCGCGGGTCTGGTTATGGTCGGATGAAGCTCAGCGCCTGCGTAAGGAGGCGCGCGGTACTCAGCCCGGCGTTGAGCGAGAGCGGTTAATCCGAAAGGCACGACAAGCTGAAACAGCGTCGCGCATCGACAAGTGGCTGTCGTCCCCAGGCCTTCAGGCACCAAGATAATGGGGCAGATATCACGCCTGGCGCACAAAACCCGCCGGGCATCCCGGCGGGTAAGTTTCAGTAACTGAAATTCCAATGCTTAGCCGGGATGCATCACCCACTCGTTATCATGCTTGTGGAGCACTGCGTATCGGGCATTCCGATCAAAGATGGTTTCGGTGCCATGCTTCGGGCGGCCTTTCAGTCGGCTCCCGCTTATGTCGGAACTGTACACACCAAGATCAGCGTCGTATCTTAGCAGATTCCAAGGTACCATGTGATGATCATCGCCGAAGCCAAGAAAGCCGCCGAAACCCAGTACAGCGTGGGCAATTTCCCCGCTCTTCCTGTCAACCATCACACGTTTGATTGAACCTATCTTCTTTTTCTCGGCGCCGTAGACAGCTTTCCCAGACTTTCTATCGCTGGCGATCAAGTGGTCGGTTCTCCTTTTTTTCATGGACATATTCTCCTTTCTCTACAATTAGTTAAGCGACAGGCGCTTGAAACGTTCCGGGGCCGCGCGATCTGTCGCACTTTGGGCAGGCAACTCTCGTTACTCGGGCGAACTGGCCGCGCTTTTCACTTCGGAGGGAGGCGTTGACCAGCGCGTTCAATTCGCGATCGATGCTCTGCCTGACTCAGCCAGTTCTGCTAGGTCGCGGATGGCGGTCATATCGCCGTCCCTGTAGATTCCAGGACGGCTTCCTGCGCTTCGACTGGACCCGGTGCCGGCCCGACAGCGATCAGCGCGAGCACGCATTATTGAACTATTGAATAATTTTTTGTCTAAATGCGGAGGTGGCGCGCTCGGAGAGATTCGAACTCCCGGCCCTCGGAATCGAAATCCGATGCTCTATCCAGCTGAGCTACGAGCGCACGCGTCCCTTTATAGAAAGGGCAGGGTCTCGATGTCACGCGGTTTGCTCGGACCAGCCACGTTTCTCTCGCCGGAGCGATGGCTGCGCCGACGGTCCGAAGCGGCTATCGCGGCGACCGGGGCGAGGGCTTCTGTCTCTCTATGGCTTGCGTATCACTCGGGACATGCCGCCGCCAAGTCATTGATTTCAATAATTCAATGTGTGGCAAAAAGGTGACGCCGCGCTGAAATCACCCCGCTCGTCAGCTATGGTTGTTTCAATTGGGCCGTCCGACGCTAATCTGATGCCCATTACGTTGCGGATTTCCTCGATATTCCACGGAGATGGAAAGGGAGCCTCGCATCAAAAATAGTTTCGGGTGGCGGTGTGAAACTTGTTCGGACGGCGAAAACCGTATCCATTTTGCTCACGATGATTGCCTGCTGCTCCGGGGCTGCGGCGCAATCGCCGGCGCCGCCTGTCACGGCAGCGGTCGTGGTCCAGCAGGACTACGACGCGCTGTTCCAGCAGATGTACAAAAACCCCTCCAACCTGGAGGTGAGTTTCAAGTTCGCCGAGCAGGCCGTGAAGCGCGGCGACTATGAAGCCGCCATCGGCGCGCTCGAACGCATGCTGTTCTTCAATCCGAATCTGCCGCGCGTGAAACTCGAACTGGGCGTGCTGTATTTCAAGCTCGGCTCGTATGAACTCGCGCGCAGTTATTTTCAGGAGGCCATCAAGGCTGCCGACGCCCCTGATGACATCAGGGCTCAGGTCCGCGCCTATCTGACCGAAATCGACCGCCGGCTGGCGCGATACGAGTTCAGCGTGTTTACCACCTCCGGCTTCCGCTATCAGACCAACGCCAACTTTGGTCCCAGCAGCCTGATGGTGCGCGCCCTGGGTCAGGATGCACTTCTCGACGGCGCGTTCGGCAAACGGCCCGATTGGAATTTCTTCCAGACACTCACAGCCAACTACGCCTACAAGATCGGCACGCGTGGGGACGCCATCGAAGCGAGCTTCCTCGGCGTCAATTCACGCCAGTACAAGCTCAACCAGTTCAATCTCGGCCTGGTCGAACTCGTCGTCGGCCCGCGCATCGGGATCGGCCAAAACGCATCGTTCAAGCTTTACGGAATCGGCGATCAGGTCTGGCTCGGGGACGCCAATTATTTCTCGGCCGGCGGCGGCGGCGTGTCCGCTCGCACGACGGTCGGCGATCTCGGGCTTCTGGAGGCGTTCGTCGAGCAGCGGCACCGTGATTTCTCGGACTCGCCCAACTTTCCGACGGCCAGCCAGCAGACCGGCGATCTGCTGTCGGCGGCGGTGACGTCGGATTTGCGCTTCGGACCGCTGCACTGGACGGCGCGCGCCGGATACGATCAGAATCGCGCGATCTTCGACTATTACTCCTACAAGCGCTACTCGATCGACATGGCTTTTCCGTACGGGTTCACCCTGTCGGTGTTCGGAACGCCGCATCAGTTCGTGATCGCGCCGACGATCGGCTTTAGCTGGGCGAATTATGATGCGTCCAATCCGATCGTCGACCCCTTCACGGCGCGGAACGACAGGGAGCAACGCTACGGCGCGATCTTCGATGCGCAAGTGTACAAAAACGTCGGCGTGCGGACGCAGGTCCAATATATGAAGATCGATTCCACGCTGCCGAATTACACGACCGACAACTTTTCAGTCTCGATCGGACCGACCGCGCGGTTTTGAGCCGGACGTGTTCTCTAAGCGCGTACTTCGCAAAAGTGGATACCGGTTTTGCGGAATACGCGCTAGTGTGCCGGTAACATTCGCGCCGTCTCGCTGTTCCGGCGGGTTGTCGAACCACCGATCGCAAATCATCGAACCGGATTAAGACCTTTGTCGTCGTCCCTTCGTTGCGCCGATCTCAGCTTGCCCGGGTGGTTCGCAGGAGCGCGCCGCGGATCGATGATTCACCTTTCGACCTGCATCGGCAGCATTGGCCATCTGGTCGCATCTGCAATCGAGGCCGGACGATGAAGGCTGCGGCGCGTTTGCGCGGCACCTTGCGCGTGCGGGCCATGCTGGCGTGGGCGCGTCTACGCCGCCTGATGCGCAATAAAAATCTCCGCGCCGTCGGTGCGGCGGTGGCGACGCTTGTGCTGCTCACCTCGCTGCGCGCTTACGATCCGCGCATCGTCACCGAATTGAAGGAGCGCACGTTCGATACCTATCAGCGGCTTAAGCCGCGAGACTATACCGACCTGCCGGTGCGGATTGTCGATATCGACGAGGCCTCGATCGCCGAATACGGACAATGGCCGTGGCCGCGGACGCGTCTTGCCGCGCTGACCCGCCGGCTTGCCGACCTTGGCGCCGGCGTGATCGCCTACGACGTCATCTTTTCTGAACCCGATCGCACCACGCCGAGCCGGCTTGCCAACGACTTGAAGGACTCCGGCTCACCCGATCTCGACCAGACCATGAAACTGCTCGCGAACCTGCCGGATCACGATCGGGCGTTCGCGGATGCTATCGGCAAGACGGGGGTCGTGCTCGGCTTTGCCGCCGGCAACGCCGCCAATGACAAGCGTCCGCCGGTTCGGGCCGGACTGGCCTTTGTCGGCGTCAATCCGACAAAGGTGCTTGCGCCGTTTCATGGCACGGTATCGAACCTGCCGATCTTCAACGACGCGGCCGCGGGGATCGGCGGCATCAATCTGAGCTCGCACGATCGCGCCGGCATCGTCCGCCGCGTCCCCATGCTGTTTTCCGACGGTGCGCACATCTATCCCGGCCTTGCGATCGAGGCGCTGCGCGTCGCCCAGAACCAGAAAAGCATCATCGTCCGCGGGACCGGATCGAGCGGCGACAGCGACACCGGTCACGCGGCGCTGATCGATATGCGCGTCGGCGCGTTCAAGCTGCCACTGACCAGCAACGGCGAGTCCTGGGTCTATTTCAGCCGCGACCGGCCGCAACGTTACGTGTCGGTGAAAGACGTTCTCGACCCTGCCAAGGAGGCTGAGGTCAAGCCCCGCATCGACGGCGCGATCGTCCTCGTCGGTGCGTCGGCCGCGGGTCTGATGGATGCACGCGCGACGCCGCTCGGCGGGCTGGTCCCGGGCGTGGCGATCCAGGCGCAACTGATCGAACAGATCCTCGCGCAGGACTTCATCGAGCGCCCGGACTGGACCGACGGGCTCGAGATCGTCCTGACCGTATTGTTCGGCGCATTGGTCGCAGGCCTGGTTCTGACGTTCGGCGCCCGGTTTTCATTCTATGCCGGCGTGGTGGTGTTCGTGGCAGGGCTCGCGGGATCGTGGATCGCGTTTTCGCATTTCCGGCTGTTGATCGATCCGATCTTCCCCTCGCTGGCGGCGCTGGCGGTCTATATCGCCGTCGAGCGCGTGCTTCACGTCGCCTCCGATCACGAGAAGAAATTCGTGCGTCAAGCTTTCGGGCAGTATCTCGCGCCGGAGCTGCTGTCGCAGCTTGAGAATTCGCCGCAGGCGATGCGGCTCGGCGGCGAGTCCCGCGACATCTCCGTCATGTTCATGGATGTGCGTGGCTTTACGCCGATCTCCGAAGCTCTGACGGCGACGGAACTTGTCGATTTCATCAATACGCTGCTGTCGCCGCTGTCGGATGCGATCCAGGACGAGCTAGGGACGATCGACAAGTACATCGGCGATTCGATCATGGCGTTCTGGAACGCGCCGGTGGACGTTCCCGATCATGCGACACGGGCCTGCCGCGCCGCGCTCAAGATGCGCGAGGCGCTCGACGCGCTCAACGACTCCGACGTCTTCGGGTTTTCCGCGCGCGGTTTCGAGGACCCCCGCGTCAGGATCGGGATCGGCATCAATGCCGGACTGGCCTGCGTCGGCAACATGGGATCGCAAAGGCGTTTCAATTATTCCGCCATGGGCGATGTTGTGAACGTGGCGGCCCGGATCGAGTCGGCAAGCAAGGCGCTCAATGTTGACCTTTTGGTCTCGGAAGACGTGGCGCAGCGGGCCAGGGGGATCGCGCTGCTTGAGGCAGGTGAAATCCTGTTGAAAGGCAAGTCCCGGCCGACCAAGATTTACGCGATCGCGGGCGACGAGGCGGTGGCGGCGTCGCCGGAATTCGTCGAATGGAGGCGTCTGCACGGCGCGCTGCTGGCCGGGATCAAAGCCGGTCGTGCGCATGAGGCGAGCGCCGCGCTGGCGGGGTGTCACGAACTCGCCAGCGAGGACATGCAGGATTTTTATCGCCATTTTGCCGAACAGATCGCACGGCTCGACGGCGCGCCGCTGCAACGGCCCGCTTCGGCAGGATCACCGAATTATTAGCTCGGCCTCTCAGAACGTCACGACGCTGCGGATCGACTCGCCTCTGTGCATCAGGTCGAACGCCCTGTTGATGTCGTCGAGCGGCATGGTGTGGGTGATCATCGGGTCGATCTGGATCTTGCCCTGCATGTACCAGTCGACGATCTTCGGTACGTCGGTGCGGCCGCGTGTGCCGCCAAACGCCGTACCTTTCCAGATACGACCGGTGACGAGCTGGAACGGCCGCGTCGCGATCTCCGCGCCGGCGGACGCGACGCCGATCACGATCGACTGCCCCCAGCCGCGGTGACAGGCTTCCAGCGCCTGGCGCATCACCTTGACGTTGCCGGTGCAGTCGAACGTGTAGTCGGCGCCGCCGATCTGATCGGCGCCGGACTTGGTCATGTCGACGAGATGAGGGACGAGGTCCTTGCCAAGCTCCGTCGGGTTGACGAAATGCGTCATGCCGAAGCGCTCGCCCCATGCCTTGCGGCCGTCATTGAGATCGACGCCGATGATCATGTCGGCGCCAGCAAGCCGCAGGCCCTGCAACACGTTCAGTCCGATGCCGCCGAGGCCGAACACGATCGCCTTGGCGCCGGGCTCGACCTTCGCGGTGTTGATGACCGCGCCGATGCCGGTGGTGACGCCGCAACCGATGTAGCAGACCTTGTCGAACGGCGCGTCCTCTCGGATTTTCGCGACCGCGATCTCCGGCAGCACCGTGTAATTGGCGAAAGTCGAAGTGCCCATGTAGTGATGGATCGGCTTGCCGTCTAAAGAAAAGCGCGACGTGCCGTCGGGCATCAGCCCGGCGCCTTGCGTGGCGCGGATTGCCGTGCAGAGGTTGGTCTTGCGCGACAGGCATGACGGACATTGCCGGCATTCCGGCGTGTAGAGCGGAATGACGTGATCGCCTTTCTTCACCGAGGTCACGCCCTTGCCGACATCGACGACCACGCCGGCGCCCTCATGGCCGAGGATCGCCGGAAACAACCCTTCCGGATCG from Nitrobacter sp. NHB1 carries:
- the istA gene encoding IS21 family transposase; its protein translation is MPTERLSMRRIREVLRLRHQGLTERVIARTLGVSNGVVHGYVRRARLAGLAWPLPEGMDDDGLELLLFPAPASASQSDRRPIPDWAFVEKELRRRSVTRLLLWEEYRAANPDGFGYTWFCTTFEAWKNRVRPSMRQTHIGGEKVFVDFAGDTIDVVDPITGEAHAMKLFVAAMGASNYTYAEACPSESLSDWIGVHTNLFRYLGGVPKFVVCDNLKAAVTNPDRYDPGINRTYAEMAGHYGTAILAARPRRPKDKAKVEVAVQIAQRWILARLRNQRFFSLAELNAAIRTLVVELNARQMRGFGTSRAELFAEVDRPKLGELPEQPYVFARWKRCRVAPDYHVEVDGHWYSTPYRLIRELVDVRITDKTVEIFHKGQRIASHPRAPNRRGHTTIADHMPSAHRRYGKWTPGGLIAAGEKIGPSTAAFFQAVIAARPHPEQGFRTCLGILALTRSYDDARIDAACRRGILIKAHSVASIRSILKNGLDRAFLDEATDDHPLRHGNIRGQDYFH
- a CDS encoding tetratricopeptide repeat protein — protein: MKLVRTAKTVSILLTMIACCSGAAAQSPAPPVTAAVVVQQDYDALFQQMYKNPSNLEVSFKFAEQAVKRGDYEAAIGALERMLFFNPNLPRVKLELGVLYFKLGSYELARSYFQEAIKAADAPDDIRAQVRAYLTEIDRRLARYEFSVFTTSGFRYQTNANFGPSSLMVRALGQDALLDGAFGKRPDWNFFQTLTANYAYKIGTRGDAIEASFLGVNSRQYKLNQFNLGLVELVVGPRIGIGQNASFKLYGIGDQVWLGDANYFSAGGGGVSARTTVGDLGLLEAFVEQRHRDFSDSPNFPTASQQTGDLLSAAVTSDLRFGPLHWTARAGYDQNRAIFDYYSYKRYSIDMAFPYGFTLSVFGTPHQFVIAPTIGFSWANYDASNPIVDPFTARNDREQRYGAIFDAQVYKNVGVRTQVQYMKIDSTLPNYTTDNFSVSIGPTARF
- a CDS encoding S-(hydroxymethyl)glutathione dehydrogenase/class III alcohol dehydrogenase; amino-acid sequence: MQVRAAVAVAAGKPLEITTVELDGPREAEVMVEIKATGVCHTDEFTLSGADPEGLFPAILGHEGAGVVVDVGKGVTSVKKGDHVIPLYTPECRQCPSCLSRKTNLCTAIRATQGAGLMPDGTSRFSLDGKPIHHYMGTSTFANYTVLPEIAVAKIREDAPFDKVCYIGCGVTTGIGAVINTAKVEPGAKAIVFGLGGIGLNVLQGLRLAGADMIIGVDLNDGRKAWGERFGMTHFVNPTELGKDLVPHLVDMTKSGADQIGGADYTFDCTGNVKVMRQALEACHRGWGQSIVIGVASAGAEIATRPFQLVTGRIWKGTAFGGTRGRTDVPKIVDWYMQGKIQIDPMITHTMPLDDINRAFDLMHRGESIRSVVTF
- a CDS encoding CHASE2 domain-containing protein: MKAAARLRGTLRVRAMLAWARLRRLMRNKNLRAVGAAVATLVLLTSLRAYDPRIVTELKERTFDTYQRLKPRDYTDLPVRIVDIDEASIAEYGQWPWPRTRLAALTRRLADLGAGVIAYDVIFSEPDRTTPSRLANDLKDSGSPDLDQTMKLLANLPDHDRAFADAIGKTGVVLGFAAGNAANDKRPPVRAGLAFVGVNPTKVLAPFHGTVSNLPIFNDAAAGIGGINLSSHDRAGIVRRVPMLFSDGAHIYPGLAIEALRVAQNQKSIIVRGTGSSGDSDTGHAALIDMRVGAFKLPLTSNGESWVYFSRDRPQRYVSVKDVLDPAKEAEVKPRIDGAIVLVGASAAGLMDARATPLGGLVPGVAIQAQLIEQILAQDFIERPDWTDGLEIVLTVLFGALVAGLVLTFGARFSFYAGVVVFVAGLAGSWIAFSHFRLLIDPIFPSLAALAVYIAVERVLHVASDHEKKFVRQAFGQYLAPELLSQLENSPQAMRLGGESRDISVMFMDVRGFTPISEALTATELVDFINTLLSPLSDAIQDELGTIDKYIGDSIMAFWNAPVDVPDHATRACRAALKMREALDALNDSDVFGFSARGFEDPRVRIGIGINAGLACVGNMGSQRRFNYSAMGDVVNVAARIESASKALNVDLLVSEDVAQRARGIALLEAGEILLKGKSRPTKIYAIAGDEAVAASPEFVEWRRLHGALLAGIKAGRAHEASAALAGCHELASEDMQDFYRHFAEQIARLDGAPLQRPASAGSPNY
- the istB gene encoding IS21-like element helper ATPase IstB; the encoded protein is MLTHPTHERLITLGLTGMAKAMEEQRRSPDLNALSFEERVGLLVDREAAERDTKRLTTRLKFAALRQNACVEDIDLRTPRGIDRAVFAKLIAGDWIARHQNLLITGATGLGKSWIACALGHKACRDNRSVQYHRVPRLFEALALARGDGRYGRLLKTISRVQLLVLDDWGLSVLNPSERRDLLEILDDRHGRASTVVTSQVPVDQWHAVIGDPTLGDAILDRLVHNAHRLQLSGESMRKQNARNRTLDEAANP
- a CDS encoding L-lactate permease, producing the protein MFTQILDPTGNLFMTWLVALIPVAALLFMLAALRWSAWVATLVGSLITVALGLWVWHMPVDDGIRAYAYGSATGVWNVDWITFWGVMLFNTLVITGTFDKLRRWLVAQGTQDVRVQTILFAWAFGALLEGLVGFGYPWAFVAPILIALGIPDLDAIRVAAIANNAPVSYGALGAPIIALAAVTGYPLLALSGSISKVVAVLALLPPWILLYLVSGRKGMWGAWPLAVVGSLGYIAGQLPVGLYLGPYLPDVAGAIVCFICILILLKIWRPAEVLGYGGTPVSGGTVMAEAHGLSGRDIVQAWMPIAVLIVVVVAWTGPWSKLPGVTLLHMQVAAASSIAPGATIAAAFNWTPFVGGSAILASWIIVALLLRVNGQQLSEIWRKTWSQMWGACLVGVFIFGLAYVYNYSGMAASLAKAFSALGAGFIIVAPILGFIGVALSGSNTSTNAMFGKFQALVGQLLGFPALLLPTVNSVGAEIGKPVAPQTASVGVSTTRFVRNEGEVIRHNFFWCLVVLVYLIIISVGFYVLAPGAMTI
- a CDS encoding nodulate formation efficiency C protein, whose amino-acid sequence is MFHRWSLLFATFAIIGAICGRAYAEEDVLIKRVKTTWRAQDGATTDDILSHATKVAHFVPRGWGVGQKHDSEDPVFLSWSRSQSDKPDDEHTITWDISASGVMSLGPAYAKTMELGWRPFALSLIAREVADHYPEPDVTFLRDTSNYDFVATAQGGLGDLLKKGRCTIGNPVSLEYVVLPDEASKDDLWRLQLSVNCKITGPSYFTRDGIIIFKKKNRDAWQPASFFAHRIAKYPAGHWFEQEEPDEKRTFDAVRKALKGTR
- a CDS encoding PRC-barrel domain-containing protein, whose translation is MSMKKRRTDHLIASDRKSGKAVYGAEKKKIGSIKRVMVDRKSGEIAHAVLGFGGFLGFGDDHHMVPWNLLRYDADLGVYSSDISGSRLKGRPKHGTETIFDRNARYAVLHKHDNEWVMHPG